A DNA window from Brassica napus cultivar Da-Ae chromosome C1, Da-Ae, whole genome shotgun sequence contains the following coding sequences:
- the LOC106399396 gene encoding probable sugar phosphate/phosphate translocator At4g32390, with amino-acid sequence MGKGGALSDGVIKKIILSYTYVAIWIFLSFTVIVYNKYILDKKMYNWPFPITLTMIHMAFCSSLAVLLIKVFKVVEPVSMSRETYLRSVVPIGALYSLSLWLSNSAYIYLSVSFIQMLKALMPVAVYSIGVLLKKESFRSETMTNMLSISFGVAIAAYGEAKFDTWGVMLQLGAVAFEATRLVLIQILLTSKGINLNPITSLYYVAPCCLGFLFFPWIFVELPVLRETSSFHFDFVVFGTNSVCAFALNLAVFLLVGKTSALTMNVAGVVKDWLLIAFSWSVIKDTVTPLNLFGYGLAFLGVAYYNHCKLQALKAKEAQKKVQQGGDEEAAGKLLEVRESEGAGKRDDAED; translated from the coding sequence ATGGGAAAAGGCGGCGCCCTAAGCGATGGAGTCATCAAGAAGATCATCCTCTCCTACACCTACGTCGCGATCTGGATCTTCCTCAGCTTCACCGTCATCGTCTACAACAAGTACATCCTCGACAAGAAGATGTACAACTGGCCTTTCCCCATCACTCTCACCATGATCCACATGGCCTTCTGCTCCTCTCTCGccgtcctcctcatcaaagtcTTCAAAGTCGTCGAGCCGGTGTCAATGTCCCGCGAGACTTACCTCAGATCCGTCGTCCCGATCGGGGCCTTGTACTCGCTCTCCCTCTGGCTATCGAACTCCGCCTACATCTACCTCTCCGTCTCCTTCATCCAGATGCTCAAAGCCCTCATGCCTGTCGCCGTTTACTCGATCGGCGTCTTGCTGAAGAAGGAGTCGTTCAGATCTGAGACGATGACGAACATGCTCTCGATCTCGTTCGGAGTAGCGATCGCTGCCTACGGAGAGGCGAAGTTCGATACCTGGGGAGTGATGCTTCAGCTCGGGGCGGTGGCCTTCGAGGCGACGAGGCTTGTGTTGATTCAGATCTTGCTTACCTCTAAAGGAATCAATCTCAATCCGATTACATCTTTGTATTACGTGGCGCCTTGCTGTTTGGGGTTTTTGTTTTTCCCTTGGATCTTCGTTGAGTTGCCGGTTCTTAGGGAGACGTCGAGCTTTCATTTCGATTTCGTTGTGTTTGGGACGAACTCTGTGTGTGCCTTCGCGTTGAATCTTGCTGTGTTTCTGTTGGTTGGGAAAACGTCGGCGTTGACTATGAATGTGGCTGGCGTCGTTAAGGATTGGCTTTTGATTGCCTTCTCGTGGTCTGTGATTAAGGATACGGTTACGCCGTTGAATCTGTTTGGGTACGGGCTCGCGTTTTTGGGGGTTGCGTATTACAATCATTGCAAGTTGCAGGCGTTGAAGGCTAAGGAGGCTCAGAAGAAGGTTCAGCAAGGTGGTGATGAGGAAGCTGCTGGGAAGCTTTTGGAGGTTAGGGAGAGTGAAGGCGCTGGAAAACGTGATGATGCTGAAGACTGA